In Populus nigra chromosome 1, ddPopNigr1.1, whole genome shotgun sequence, one genomic interval encodes:
- the LOC133680987 gene encoding aluminum-activated malate transporter 2-like, whose product MEVGYGSGDKTGFFTQGRRSLKALTVQFKVKTVELARNIKKLGQDDPRRVIHSLKVGLALTLVSMFYYCQPLYSNFDETAIWAIMTVVVVFEFSVGATLGKGLNRGMATLMAGGLGAGAHHLANLSGHIGEPILLGFFVFLQATISTFLRFFPKIKSRYDYGMLIFILTFSLISVSGYRDDEILELAHRRLSTICIGGATCVIISIVIFPVWAGEDLHNLIALNIEKLGNFLEGFGDEYFKRTGVEECNEDKKILEGYKSFLNSNYSEGSLANFAAWEPGHGRFPFRHPWKLYLKVGTLARECAYRIEALNGYLNADIQVSSEVSTIIQEACTTMSLESGKALKELALAIKIMVQPSSADSHIENAKSAAKNIKSLLKSGIWEDIDLLKVIPGVTVCSILVDVVTCTEKIAASIHELASKAQFKSAESPLSEQIQSVKSAQMVNCPHVITVSESTLAASPSESSSAPKASKQSMEV is encoded by the exons ATGGAAGTTGGGTATGGAAGCGGTGACAAAACTGGGTTTTTCACTCAAGGACGAAGGTCGCTCAAGGCCTTGACTGTGCAGTTCAAAGTTAAGACGGTTGAATTGGCTAGGAACATAAAGAAGCTTGGACAAGATGATCCAAGAAGAGTTATTCATTCACTAAAAGTAGGGCTTGCACTTACATTGGTATCAATGTTCTACTACTGTCAGCCACTTTACAGTAATTTTGATGAAACTGCAATATGGGCTATTATGACTGTTGTTGTTGTCTTTGAATTCTCTGTGG GGGCTACTCTTGGAAAAGGATTGAATAGAGGAATGGCAACGCTAATGGCTGGTGGACTAGGTGCTGGAGCACATCACCTAGCAAACCTCTCTGGACATATTGGAGAACCCATACTACTTGGGTTCTTTGTCTTTCTACAAG CTACaatatcaacatttttaagGTTCTTTCCGAAAATTAAATCGAGATATGATTATGGGATGTTAATATTCATATTGACCTTCTCTTTGATATCGGTATCTGGTTATCGAGACGATGAAATATTAGAGTTAGCACATAGAAGATTATCAACCATCTGCATAGGTGGTGCTACTTGTGTCATCATTTCTATTGTGATTTTCCCTGTGTGGGCTGGTGAAGATCTTCACAATCTGATTGCTCTCAACATTGAAAAGCTTGGCAACTTCTTAGAAG GATTTGGTGATGAATACTTCAAAAGAACAGGGGTTGAAGAGTGTAATGAGGACAAGAAAATTTTGGAAGGATACAAAAGTTTTCTCAATTCAAACTACAGTGAAGGATCCTTG GCTAATTTTGCAGCATGGGAGCCAGGTCATGGTCGGTTCCCATTTCGACATCCATGGAAACTATACCTGAAAGTTGGGACTCTGGCTCGAGAATGTGCCTACCGAATTGAAGCATTGAATGGATACTTAAATGCTGACATCCAG GTATCATCAGAAGTTAGTACCATAATTCAGGAAGCATGCACAACTATGAGCTTAGAATCTGGAAAAGCACTAAAGGAACTAGCACtggcaatcaaaataatggtgCAGCCATCTTCTGCAGATTCCCACATTGAAAATGCAAAATCTGCTGCCAAAAATATCAAATCTTTACTCAAATCAGGCATATGGGAAGACATTGACCTGCTGAAAGTTATACCAGGGGTTACAGTGTGTTCAATACTTGTTGATGTGGTCACATGCACTGAAAAAATTGCTGCATCCATACATGAACTTGCCTCCAAAGCCCAATTTAAGAGTGCAGAGTCTCCTTTATCAGAACAAATTCAGAGTGTAAAATCAGCTCAGATGGTCAATTGCCCCCATGTCATCACTGTCAGTGAATCAACTCTTGCTGCTTCACCAAGTGAGAGTTCTTCAGCACCAAAGGCTAGCAAGCAAAGTATGGAAGTGTAA